The Zygotorulaspora mrakii chromosome 4, complete sequence nucleotide sequence ATCATCAAgcaaatttgatgaaacaTTTCCGCTTGAAGACGTTTTCggttcatcatcaccaaaaTCTAATAATACGTCATCATTCATGTTCTTTGCAATTTCATTCTTTGCCATATCTTTGAGTTCATCCATGCGTTTCCCTCGGACAATGTTTTGGCGTAGAACATACCTTTTAGCTCTAACCGACTGTGGCCTGAAATAGATAGAGCTTATTGTTGACAACTCATTTAGCAGCTTTTCTAAAGTTTCAGTTGAAAAGTTATCCAAAGCGTTTTCGAATATAGGGGCAACAGATTTACATAGCTGATCAACCAAAGTATCTGAATTTGGCATTGACAAGCACCTCCAGTAGATCATAGCCATGTCTCTAATGTCTATCTCATTGACAGATGTGGTAGCCATCTCTAATACGTTTTGAAGTGTACTACCTGGCAATTGCGTGTGCAGTCTTACGACAGTCATTAGTATTGAAGCTTGCGTCATGCACTCCTCCTGCACAAAATTTTCTATCATTTGATCTAGCTTCCCTTCAAGATCAGTAAATTTTTCGGGATAATGGCCCATTAACCATATGTAATTGCATTTTGCTGCATCTGAGATTAATGATGACTCTGGGACCGCCCATGAATTCAATAAGGCACAAATGTCACTAGCTATTTTTTCGTTTGTGGGGCAATGTCTCAGTAAATCGCACATTGCTATACAGCAATCgtctttcaaattctctGTTCTATCTACTAACTCCAGCAAATCATCTAACGCCTTCGAAACAAATTTCTCACCAGAGTATTTAATAGCAAGTTGTGTAATTCCCTGAATAGATTTCGACACAAATTCAGGTTCAAATTCCATCGCATACTCTTTCAATTCCGTTAGTAATAAATTACACTGCTTCAAATTTGTTGCATCCACCAATCTAACCATAAtgtcaattttttccaatttcacATATAGTGGGTCATTAAACTTGACGTAGAAAATTCTTAGTTCTTTTACCAAGAGTTCAGGATACTTCTCCAGTATTATTcgaatatttttcaaagcaaCGTACTGCATCTCAGGCGGTGTTGACATTATAGAAACTAGTGCAGATGACAATTTCAAGCTTATCGCTTTGAAATTCTGTTGCTGTATTTGAGGGAGATTTCTGATTATGACCTTTATAGTGGCCAGCACTACAGCAGGATTGACATGTTGCAGATGAGCCGAGACGCGATCTATGATGTCTTGTGCTTCCAGTGAATCTTTTGCGGAATAGTCGGCAAGGGCCCCCAAAATGGTAATCCTTGCCCATTCCGTGCATTCGTTCAATGCTAGTAAAAACTGTGAAACATGTGAATTTATTAACTTTGGTAAGGATACCACACTTGGATCCACACCATGAATTTCTGTAAGCGCAGCTGTTGCATTTGCAACGACCATTGGGTTGGAGTCGTCTAATGCCGAAACGAGATCTTCCAAAACACCGAGTTCAATGCAGAGCTCCTGATTTAATTGGAAAAGCTTAGCAACACATATAACTGCAGTTTTGCGAACATATGGATTATCGTCCTGCAATGTGCGGCGCAATGGAATCTCCACATATTCTAGAATTTTGTCTACTCTCACCATTGACATAGTCCTGATAGACATACAGCGAATCAAGGGATTGGGATCTTGTGCATCAGTCACAAACGTGTTCACCGCCAGGATACAGAGTTCAGGATGTGATTCCGCATAATTCATGACATACAAATACaccaattttttctgttcGACGTCATTCGTGGCAATATTTTTTAGAACGTCAGGAAATAGAGATGAAACATCCTTCCCCAACGTCATCTGTTGAATGGTCTTTTTGATTGCATCTTTACGAGTTTGTGGGTATGGCGACACTAAACCATTTCTCAGTTCGGCTAGCTCACCtttctttgatatcttAGGGGCAACTCTTATCGAATCTTTGAggaacttttgaatttttttattcaatgGAGCCATGTTTCCCTATCCTGAACTATTGACGAGCCACGATTATCTCAGCTGGTTACTGTCCCCTCGTTACCTTTGACGCcaatattttgcaaatcaGTCATTAGTATTGTTTCAATTCGTTTACTCGCCCAGAACTTCCCTTTAGCAGAGCACGAGTTTTAGAAGTTACCCGCCCCTGCTTCACCTTGAACACCTGATATGACATATCTAAATATATGAGCTTCAACCTAATAACATACCCTTACATAGTATTGCTGCATATCTGACTTTACGTTTCGGGTTCTGCCTATAGTCATGAAGAGAGGAAACAGCTGGGCCAGAAGAGAGCATCCTCAGTAAAATTTAGTGCAggatttttttgtatatGACTTCCTTTGTCGATAACTATGTTTCCAGCAATGGACTCCCATGATAAATGATCAAACTTGGCTGAAACAAGAAATACTTTTTCCCACTTTTAATTTAAATCAAAGCGGATACTAGCTAATCCCAAGTATCTTCGCAAGGCTCCTCCTTTGATTAAAACTTCTAGGTCATCAAACAGCACAATTTATCCCCCATGATGCTCTTTTAGCTCGTTGATTAGTATCCCACTTATTGGTGTGCTTCTCTGGACTGTCCCATACTCCCTGTACCACCTGAACTGCCCAAGAAAGGGCTAGGCTTGAGTTCGCGTACCCAAAATATGAGTTCGAGATGCCCAGGTCTCaacttttctcaaatcGCTTCCCTGTCGACATCTTTCTGAGCCAAATGTATATTTGCAGTAGGAAAAAACTCCAGTGAGTCACCAGATTCGTACTCTCATGTGGATATCAAAGTTGAAAGAGCCTTGCCTAGACTCGCTTTATGTTTTGGAGCGGATATGTATCATTAAGGCTCATACATCTCTAGACGTAGTACAAATCTCTGTTTTCTCTGAAagttttattttatttctcCTGTCGTTATACTTTTCTTTAGCCGCCCAAGTCACATATATCCATTGTTTTAACTGCTCAACCCAGTACGGTATCATCACTATAGCAACAAAGGCGCACCGTCCGAACCTGTTTT carries:
- the APL2 gene encoding Apl2p (similar to Saccharomyces cerevisiae APL2 (YKL135C); ancestral locus Anc_2.430); the protein is MAPLNKKIQKFLKDSIRVAPKISKKGELAELRNGLVSPYPQTRKDAIKKTIQQMTLGKDVSSLFPDVLKNIATNDVEQKKLVYLYVMNYAESHPELCILAVNTFVTDAQDPNPLIRCMSIRTMSMVRVDKILEYVEIPLRRTLQDDNPYVRKTAVICVAKLFQLNQELCIELGVLEDLVSALDDSNPMVVANATAALTEIHGVDPSVVSLPKLINSHVSQFLLALNECTEWARITILGALADYSAKDSLEAQDIIDRVSAHLQHVNPAVVLATIKVIIRNLPQIQQQNFKAISLKLSSALVSIMSTPPEMQYVALKNIRIILEKYPELLVKELRIFYVKFNDPLYVKLEKIDIMVRLVDATNLKQCNLLLTELKEYAMEFEPEFVSKSIQGITQLAIKYSGEKFVSKALDDLLELVDRTENLKDDCCIAMCDLLRHCPTNEKIASDICALLNSWAVPESSLISDAAKCNYIWLMGHYPEKFTDLEGKLDQMIENFVQEECMTQASILMTVVRLHTQLPGSTLQNVLEMATTSVNEIDIRDMAMIYWRCLSMPNSDTLVDQLCKSVAPIFENALDNFSTETLEKLLNELSTISSIYFRPQSVRAKRYVLRQNIVRGKRMDELKDMAKNEIAKNMNDDVLLDFGDDEPKTSSSGNVSSNLLDDLDDIFGFNSTGATTSSETKDMQSSTNKMNTSTTNTQDLLNLF